One Acetobacterium sp. KB-1 DNA segment encodes these proteins:
- the lipA gene encoding lipoyl synthase yields MKEKLPVVLRRSYDMESISKMNKILTDLSLNTVCNEAACPNMGECYKKKTATFMIMGNICTRNCRYCAVFTGKPSPLDLAEPENVAAAVKEIGLKHIVITSVTRDDLEDGGALHFAKTISAVKRVMPDSTIEVLIPDLQGNMRDIEKIILAEPDVINHNLETVPSLYHSVRPSAQYFRSLILLKHIKDEAPNIISKTGIMVGLGETEKEVYKVMDHLVEINCDILTIGQYLRPSKKHIGVKEYITQEKFDAYREIGESKGIKFVASSSLVRSSYNAIEAVEKIRRGIDCII; encoded by the coding sequence ATGAAAGAAAAGTTACCAGTAGTATTAAGACGAAGTTATGATATGGAATCAATTTCAAAAATGAATAAAATATTAACCGATTTGTCCCTGAATACCGTATGCAATGAGGCCGCTTGTCCAAATATGGGAGAATGTTACAAGAAAAAGACTGCAACATTTATGATTATGGGCAATATTTGTACACGGAACTGCAGATATTGTGCAGTTTTTACTGGAAAGCCTTCACCATTGGATCTAGCTGAACCAGAAAATGTTGCAGCGGCTGTAAAAGAAATTGGTCTAAAACACATTGTAATAACTTCAGTAACCCGTGATGATCTAGAAGATGGCGGGGCATTGCATTTTGCTAAAACCATTAGTGCAGTAAAAAGAGTTATGCCTGATTCGACAATTGAAGTATTGATACCAGATCTTCAGGGAAACATGAGAGATATCGAAAAAATAATACTAGCAGAGCCGGATGTAATTAATCATAATCTTGAAACAGTTCCATCTCTATATCACTCGGTAAGACCAAGTGCTCAGTATTTTAGATCATTGATTTTACTAAAACATATAAAAGATGAGGCGCCAAATATTATAAGTAAAACTGGAATTATGGTTGGGCTGGGAGAAACTGAAAAAGAAGTGTACAAAGTAATGGACCATTTAGTCGAAATAAATTGTGATATCTTAACAATCGGACAATATTTAAGACCAAGTAAAAAACACATCGGTGTTAAAGAATACATTACGCAGGAAAAATTTGATGCTTATAGAGAAATAGGAGAAAGTAAAGGAATAAAGTTTGTAGCAAGTTCATCTCTAGTCAGGAGTTCTTACAATGCGATAGAAGCTGTCGAAAAAATAAGAAGGGGGATAGATTGTATAATTTGA